Proteins co-encoded in one Leucobacter exalbidus genomic window:
- a CDS encoding alpha/beta hydrolase: protein MSLFPIEAVAADQRELIAAFRAAGSRSFQDAGSMAASREGYERSSAANGLPRDPIASVEDVSIGQGDDQFGVRVYDPRPAGGAADTDAVILFAHGGGWIIGSLDTHDAVCRRLASLTGLPVVAIDYRLGPEHHFPAAHLDARRAVEWLRDHAGERAWNPHQIVTAGDSAGGGIATALAFEPSLLVTGTSIAAQVLLYPVVDVSAESAGYARVEEGFPLTADTMRWFAAEFLASPADASDPRVSPLLAVRAGNGTNAAQPPAWILTLGLDPLAEEGLEYAQLLAMNGTHVELTHLPAHAHGIFTSAGKIRAGEVQLARAAEFITRICAEA from the coding sequence ATGTCACTCTTCCCCATCGAGGCGGTCGCCGCCGATCAGCGTGAGCTGATCGCGGCGTTCCGCGCGGCCGGTTCGCGCTCATTTCAGGACGCCGGATCAATGGCCGCCTCCCGTGAGGGATACGAACGCTCCAGCGCCGCCAACGGGCTCCCACGCGATCCCATCGCGTCGGTGGAGGACGTGTCGATTGGGCAGGGTGACGACCAGTTTGGGGTGCGGGTCTACGACCCGCGCCCCGCGGGAGGCGCGGCCGATACCGACGCGGTGATTCTGTTTGCCCACGGCGGTGGCTGGATCATCGGTTCGCTCGACACCCACGATGCGGTGTGCCGCAGGCTCGCGTCGCTCACGGGATTGCCCGTCGTGGCCATCGATTACCGTCTCGGCCCCGAGCACCACTTCCCCGCCGCCCATCTTGATGCGCGGCGGGCGGTTGAGTGGCTCCGCGATCACGCGGGCGAGCGTGCGTGGAACCCGCACCAGATCGTCACCGCGGGTGACAGCGCGGGCGGCGGAATCGCCACGGCGCTCGCGTTCGAACCGTCGCTGCTCGTCACGGGCACGAGCATTGCCGCGCAGGTGCTGCTCTACCCGGTGGTTGACGTTTCGGCGGAGTCTGCCGGGTACGCCCGCGTCGAAGAGGGGTTCCCGCTCACCGCAGACACGATGCGTTGGTTTGCGGCCGAGTTTTTGGCGAGCCCCGCAGACGCGAGCGATCCCCGTGTCTCGCCGCTGCTCGCGGTGCGCGCTGGCAACGGGACGAACGCAGCCCAGCCGCCGGCCTGGATCTTGACCCTCGGGCTCGATCCGCTCGCCGAAGAGGGGCTCGAGTACGCGCAGCTGCTCGCGATGAATGGCACGCACGTCGAGCTCACGCACCTGCCCGCCCATGCGCACGGTATTTTCACCTCGGCGGGCAAGATTCGTGCGGGCGAGGTGCAGCTCGCGCGTGCGGCCGAGTTCATTACTCGCATCTGCGCTGAGGCATAG
- a CDS encoding flavin-containing monooxygenase, which translates to MTTPQHFRVAVLGSGFGGLGMAAQLVRAGEDSFAVFEKADAVGGVWRDNTYPGAACDTQAHVYNYTFFPHLRVSKMFAGQDEMLGYQQQLRDAFGIEKHMHYNAEIVSARWNEAEAHWLITLRSGEQYTADFFIPAWGQLNSSKIPDWKGRENFKGEQFHSAHWRHDVDLTGKKVISIGSAASAVQYVPFVAEEAAQLEVFQRSANFILPRDQIEFTEAQLDTFEQNPETFEESRRGIHELREAGFERTRSNTDGQAEGAKESIAYLHSVIEDPELREKLTPTYEFGCKRILRTSAYYPTFLRDNVELVTEGISHFTENGIVTADGVEHEADVIIYATGFHSQNFQGDLEIIGRDGISLAERWGTEDAEAFVGLAVDGFPNMFLMYGPNTNLNHNSVVTMLEIQQAYVKDVLAKTADIEKVSVDVRRDRLDAFNEALQAEMNGSAFSSDCSSWYKNSKGKVINNWSGTVEEYRDWAREFNAEDYTVKSAVLVEA; encoded by the coding sequence ATGACCACTCCCCAACACTTCCGCGTCGCGGTTCTCGGTTCAGGCTTCGGCGGCCTCGGCATGGCTGCGCAGCTCGTGCGCGCCGGCGAAGACAGCTTCGCCGTGTTTGAGAAGGCTGACGCTGTGGGCGGCGTCTGGCGCGACAACACGTACCCTGGCGCCGCGTGCGACACCCAGGCGCACGTGTATAACTACACCTTCTTCCCGCACCTGCGCGTCTCAAAGATGTTCGCCGGTCAAGACGAAATGCTCGGCTACCAGCAGCAATTGCGCGACGCCTTCGGCATCGAGAAGCACATGCACTACAACGCTGAGATCGTGTCGGCGCGCTGGAACGAAGCAGAAGCGCACTGGCTCATCACGCTGCGCAGCGGCGAGCAGTACACCGCCGACTTCTTCATCCCCGCCTGGGGCCAGCTGAACTCGTCGAAGATCCCCGATTGGAAGGGTCGCGAGAACTTCAAGGGTGAGCAGTTCCACTCGGCACACTGGCGCCACGATGTAGACCTCACAGGCAAGAAGGTCATCTCGATCGGCTCGGCAGCTTCAGCCGTGCAGTACGTCCCCTTCGTCGCCGAAGAGGCCGCCCAGCTCGAGGTCTTCCAGCGCTCAGCAAACTTCATTCTGCCCCGCGATCAGATCGAGTTCACCGAGGCCCAGCTCGACACCTTCGAGCAGAACCCCGAGACGTTCGAGGAATCACGCCGCGGCATCCACGAGCTGCGCGAAGCAGGCTTCGAGCGCACCCGCTCCAACACCGACGGCCAAGCTGAGGGCGCGAAGGAGTCCATCGCTTACCTCCACTCGGTCATCGAAGACCCCGAGCTGCGCGAGAAGCTCACCCCCACCTACGAGTTTGGATGCAAGCGCATTCTGCGCACCTCGGCCTACTACCCCACCTTCTTGCGCGACAATGTCGAGCTCGTCACCGAGGGCATTTCGCACTTCACCGAGAACGGTATCGTCACCGCCGATGGCGTTGAGCACGAGGCCGACGTCATCATCTACGCGACCGGTTTCCACTCGCAGAACTTCCAGGGTGACCTCGAGATCATCGGCCGCGACGGCATCTCGCTCGCCGAGCGCTGGGGTACCGAGGATGCCGAGGCCTTCGTGGGTCTCGCCGTCGATGGCTTCCCCAACATGTTCCTGATGTACGGCCCCAACACAAACCTGAACCACAACTCGGTCGTCACGATGCTCGAGATCCAGCAGGCCTACGTCAAGGACGTGCTCGCCAAGACCGCCGACATTGAGAAGGTCTCGGTTGACGTGCGCCGCGACCGCCTCGATGCCTTCAACGAGGCACTGCAGGCCGAAATGAACGGTTCGGCGTTCTCGAGCGATTGCTCAAGCTGGTACAAGAACTCCAAGGGCAAGGTCATCAACAACTGGTCGGGCACCGTCGAGGAGTACCGCGACTGGGCACGCGAGTTCAACGCCGAGGACTACACCGTGAAGTCGGCTGTGCTGGTGGAGGCCTAA
- a CDS encoding alcohol dehydrogenase catalytic domain-containing protein — protein MSHTPSTRTIRGAVLNQLGAPAPYATSRPISVDTLTLSEPGAHELLVRIEAASICHSDLSVVNGSRPRPVPMLLGHEAAGIVEQLGEGVEDLQLGQRVVLTFLPRCGECAQCGTDGRLPCSEGSRTNEVGTLLEGSRHLTRGDEDVHHHLGCSGFAEYAVVDRRSVVAVGDDVPADIAAVLGCAVLTGGGAVLNAAKLTANDTIAVVGLGGVGMAALLTALAVHPREVYAVDANEAKLELAREWGVTAAYTPQQALEAGITADVVIEAVGHPRAFETAYQMIGFGGTLVTVGLPAPGAMSEIEPLKLTARAQTVIGSYLGSAVPSRDIPKFEQLWREGKLPLERLISGTIDLDDINEGMDALASGTVLRQIIRMPQANA, from the coding sequence ATGAGCCACACCCCCTCAACCCGCACCATTCGCGGCGCGGTTTTGAATCAGCTCGGCGCACCGGCCCCCTATGCCACGAGCCGCCCGATCAGCGTCGATACGCTCACCCTCAGCGAGCCCGGCGCCCACGAGCTGCTCGTGCGCATCGAAGCCGCAAGCATCTGCCACTCTGACCTTTCAGTGGTCAACGGTTCACGGCCGCGCCCCGTGCCCATGCTCCTCGGCCATGAGGCCGCGGGCATCGTCGAACAGCTCGGCGAGGGCGTCGAAGACCTGCAGCTTGGCCAGCGCGTCGTGCTCACTTTCCTCCCCCGCTGCGGCGAGTGCGCCCAGTGTGGCACCGACGGCCGGCTCCCCTGCTCAGAGGGCAGCCGCACCAACGAAGTGGGCACGTTGCTCGAGGGCAGTCGTCACCTCACGCGCGGCGACGAAGACGTTCACCACCACCTCGGTTGCTCGGGCTTTGCCGAGTACGCCGTCGTCGATCGCCGCTCGGTGGTGGCCGTCGGTGACGATGTTCCCGCAGATATTGCCGCGGTGCTCGGGTGCGCGGTGCTCACGGGCGGCGGCGCGGTGCTCAACGCTGCCAAGCTCACCGCGAACGACACGATCGCCGTCGTCGGGTTGGGCGGCGTGGGCATGGCCGCGCTGCTCACCGCGCTCGCGGTGCACCCGCGCGAGGTATACGCCGTCGACGCCAACGAAGCGAAGCTCGAGCTCGCCCGCGAGTGGGGCGTGACTGCGGCGTACACCCCGCAGCAGGCGCTTGAGGCGGGCATCACCGCCGACGTCGTCATCGAGGCCGTCGGCCACCCCCGCGCGTTTGAAACGGCCTACCAAATGATCGGCTTCGGCGGCACGCTCGTCACTGTGGGTCTGCCCGCCCCCGGCGCCATGAGCGAGATCGAACCGCTCAAGCTCACCGCCCGCGCACAGACCGTCATCGGCTCGTACCTGGGCTCGGCCGTTCCCAGCCGTGACATTCCCAAGTTTGAGCAGCTGTGGCGCGAAGGCAAGCTGCCGCTCGAGCGGCTGATCAGCGGCACCATCGACCTCGACGACATCAACGAGGGCATGGATGCCCTCGCCTCGGGCACGGTGCTGCGCCAGATCATTCGCATGCCCCAGGCCAACGCCTAA
- a CDS encoding helix-turn-helix domain-containing protein, translating into MKNLVVPTANHDELVAWARRQQRLTSSISEFAIAITSIRDNSEALQQLVARARTLLDVDMAYISLNGIDGSGFTSIVETSGVWTEEYRTLQMPLGSGVLGRVAQAGGPVQTSDYSVDDTLMHDDGVDRVVEAEGVRAILGAPMRSGGEIIGALLVANRFVQPFTAEQVYVTQTLANLAAVAIDNMNRVADLKQIAQELREAEAAAQRELATERRVTGADEALMDAIAGGGGLGALRDGMTRAIGRTVQLVDLTVRYDMRAAAAEIGDAERPLFALSARTGTPQTHTREDGSSHAIMAATRNDELVGAVMVEGELSPSDEQVLQRCARVLGAFLSAQDRERGDLARRRRELIDQVLAPAPSGLSFAVVTQLTELGIEAGKPFRILVVDGSESTLRDFSHRLEVDFGPSLLHAKLGEQIVGVVPEAAFTRIQHELEERGARRWGAMLVGHSPKLHMFEVVPDEFALVERVLEAARRSNFSQTLVSLKTYGAIGAFLSKVTLEPTRLGVTEVIGAVLDYDRDHGTALAETAAAFLHAGHSVAQAALDLRVHENTVRQRLDRVGTLLGDGWAYGQRGLDCHIMLAAHRLIGR; encoded by the coding sequence ATGAAGAACCTCGTGGTGCCCACGGCGAACCATGACGAACTCGTGGCATGGGCTCGCAGGCAACAGCGCCTCACCAGCTCAATCTCTGAGTTCGCGATCGCCATCACCTCGATCAGAGACAACTCAGAGGCGCTGCAGCAGCTGGTCGCGCGTGCGAGAACCCTGCTCGACGTCGACATGGCCTACATCAGCCTGAACGGCATCGACGGCTCGGGGTTCACCAGCATCGTCGAAACCTCAGGGGTGTGGACCGAGGAATACCGCACCCTGCAGATGCCGCTGGGCAGCGGGGTACTCGGGCGAGTGGCACAGGCTGGCGGCCCGGTACAAACCTCTGACTACTCGGTCGACGACACCCTGATGCACGACGACGGCGTCGACCGCGTGGTCGAAGCCGAGGGCGTGCGTGCCATTCTGGGTGCCCCGATGCGCTCGGGCGGCGAGATCATTGGCGCACTGCTTGTCGCGAACCGCTTCGTACAACCGTTCACCGCCGAGCAGGTGTACGTCACACAAACCCTTGCGAACCTGGCCGCGGTCGCCATCGACAACATGAACCGGGTCGCCGACCTGAAACAGATCGCCCAAGAACTGCGTGAGGCCGAGGCCGCAGCCCAACGCGAGCTCGCCACCGAGCGACGGGTGACCGGCGCCGACGAAGCCCTGATGGATGCAATCGCGGGCGGCGGCGGGCTCGGTGCACTGCGCGACGGCATGACCCGGGCCATCGGCCGAACCGTGCAACTGGTGGACCTGACCGTGCGATACGACATGCGCGCGGCCGCCGCTGAAATCGGTGATGCCGAGCGGCCGCTATTCGCACTCTCGGCCCGCACGGGTACCCCGCAAACGCACACCCGCGAAGACGGCAGTAGCCACGCCATCATGGCGGCCACGCGCAACGACGAACTCGTGGGCGCAGTGATGGTCGAGGGCGAGCTCTCACCCAGCGACGAGCAGGTGCTGCAGCGCTGCGCCCGGGTGCTGGGAGCATTTCTGAGCGCCCAAGACCGAGAGCGCGGCGACCTCGCCAGGCGCCGCCGCGAGCTCATCGATCAGGTGCTCGCCCCGGCCCCCAGCGGGCTCAGCTTCGCGGTCGTGACCCAGCTGACCGAACTCGGCATCGAAGCGGGCAAACCGTTTCGCATTCTGGTGGTCGACGGCTCAGAATCCACCCTGCGCGACTTCTCCCACCGCCTCGAAGTCGACTTCGGGCCGTCGCTGCTGCACGCCAAGCTGGGGGAGCAGATCGTCGGGGTTGTACCCGAGGCGGCATTCACCCGCATTCAACACGAGCTCGAAGAGCGGGGCGCTCGCCGCTGGGGCGCAATGCTTGTGGGGCACTCACCCAAACTGCACATGTTTGAGGTGGTGCCCGACGAATTTGCGCTCGTGGAACGGGTGCTCGAAGCTGCGCGGCGATCGAACTTCTCGCAGACACTCGTGTCGCTGAAAACGTACGGCGCCATCGGGGCGTTCCTGTCAAAGGTGACGCTCGAACCGACGCGGCTCGGGGTGACCGAGGTGATCGGTGCTGTGCTTGATTACGACCGCGATCACGGCACCGCCCTCGCAGAGACCGCGGCCGCTTTTTTGCACGCGGGGCACTCGGTTGCGCAGGCCGCCCTCGACCTGCGCGTGCACGAGAACACGGTGCGACAGCGGCTCGACCGCGTCGGCACACTGCTCGGCGACGGCTGGGCCTACGGCCAGCGCGGCCTCGACTGCCACATTATGCTCGCGGCCCATCGGTTGATCGGCCGGTGA